The Candidatus Tanganyikabacteria bacterium genome includes a region encoding these proteins:
- a CDS encoding PIN domain-containing protein — protein sequence MQLPITAEHTLEVALLPQIHKNPYDRILVAQARIERMTLVTRDDTVLRYPVATPRA from the coding sequence CTGCAGCTACCGATAACCGCGGAGCACACTCTCGAAGTGGCCCTCCTGCCGCAAATCCACAAGAATCCCTACGATCGAATCCTCGTCGCGCAAGCGAGAATCGAAAGAATGACCCTCGTCACGCGCGACGATACTGTTCTTCGGTACCCGGTCGCGACGCCTCGCGCATGA